A single genomic interval of halophilic archaeon DL31 harbors:
- a CDS encoding Enolase (PFAM: Enolase, C-terminal; Enolase, N-terminal~TIGRFAM: Enolase~HAMAP: Enolase~KEGG: hvo:HVO_2774 phosphopyruvate hydratase), with product MTRISGVSLRRVLDSRGNPTVEADVLTVSGGFGRAAAPSGASTGEHEAIELPPGEAIAAARKHAVPRLVETVHAGNQREVDAALRGADGTENFSALGANSAVAISMAAAKAGADVLGAPLYQHLGGTFRGDEFPVPLGNVVGGGEHAADATHIQEFLAAPVGAPSIQEAVFANAAVHEEVGELLADRGVAAAKGDEGAWAPAIEDAAAFELVAAACETVEDEFGFEVGFGLDIAATELWDGTAYQYGDESRSPAEQVEYVAGLVDEYDLVYVEDPLEEDDFAGFADLTDRVGSEARSTSHASGKGPRADRTLVCGDDLFVTNVERLQQGIEQDAGNSILIKPNQIGTLSAAVDAIELATRNGLTPVVSHRSGETEDATIAHLAVATGAPFIKTGTVGGERTAKLNELIRIAEDAV from the coding sequence ATGACCCGCATCAGCGGCGTCTCGCTCCGGCGCGTGCTCGACTCCCGTGGCAACCCCACGGTCGAGGCAGACGTGCTGACGGTGTCGGGCGGCTTCGGCCGCGCGGCGGCCCCCTCCGGGGCCAGCACCGGCGAGCACGAGGCCATCGAGCTCCCGCCCGGCGAGGCCATCGCTGCGGCCCGGAAGCACGCGGTCCCCCGGCTCGTGGAAACAGTCCACGCGGGGAACCAGCGCGAGGTCGACGCCGCGCTGCGAGGCGCTGACGGCACCGAGAACTTCTCGGCGCTGGGCGCCAACAGCGCAGTGGCCATCTCCATGGCGGCAGCGAAAGCCGGCGCCGACGTGCTCGGGGCGCCGCTGTACCAGCATCTCGGCGGCACGTTCCGGGGCGACGAGTTCCCGGTGCCGCTGGGGAACGTCGTCGGCGGCGGCGAACACGCCGCTGACGCCACCCACATTCAGGAGTTCCTCGCGGCCCCCGTCGGCGCCCCCTCCATCCAGGAGGCGGTGTTTGCCAACGCGGCGGTTCACGAGGAAGTCGGCGAACTGCTTGCCGACCGCGGCGTCGCCGCAGCCAAGGGCGACGAGGGCGCGTGGGCGCCCGCTATCGAGGACGCGGCGGCATTCGAACTCGTTGCTGCGGCCTGCGAGACGGTCGAAGACGAGTTCGGCTTCGAGGTCGGCTTCGGCCTCGACATCGCCGCGACCGAACTCTGGGACGGCACTGCCTACCAGTACGGCGACGAATCTCGCTCCCCTGCCGAACAGGTGGAGTACGTCGCCGGCCTCGTCGACGAGTACGACCTCGTCTACGTCGAGGACCCACTGGAGGAGGACGACTTCGCTGGCTTCGCCGACCTGACCGACAGAGTGGGCTCGGAGGCGCGGAGCACCTCGCACGCGAGCGGGAAAGGCCCGCGAGCAGACCGGACGCTCGTCTGCGGTGACGACCTGTTCGTCACCAACGTCGAGCGGCTCCAGCAGGGCATTGAGCAGGACGCTGGCAACAGCATCCTGATCAAGCCGAACCAGATCGGGACGCTCTCGGCGGCGGTCGACGCCATCGAGCTGGCGACCCGAAACGGGCTCACACCCGTGGTCTCCCACCGATCTGGCGAGACCGAGGACGCCACCATCGCACACCTCGCCGTGGCGACCGGCGCCCCGTTCATCAAGACGGGGACCGTCGGGGGCGAGCGCACTGCCAAACTGAACGAACTTATCCGCATCGCGGAGGACGCTGTATGA
- a CDS encoding hypothetical protein (KEGG: nmg:Nmag_2345 hypothetical protein), translating to MTEPCEHLEYRDTANGASFAHERPFCTVVEEFVQPMRADICAARYGLDPAEDCEYYREEHDLGSVTGFAGDPDRTGESDDAEPFDASDDAGNSEADS from the coding sequence ATGACCGAGCCCTGTGAACATCTGGAGTACCGCGACACCGCCAACGGGGCGTCGTTCGCCCACGAACGGCCGTTCTGCACGGTCGTCGAGGAGTTCGTGCAGCCGATGCGGGCGGACATCTGTGCTGCTCGCTACGGCCTCGACCCGGCCGAGGACTGTGAGTACTACCGCGAGGAACACGACCTCGGCTCAGTCACTGGCTTTGCCGGTGACCCGGACCGTACAGGCGAGTCAGACGATGCAGAACCGTTCGATGCGAGCGACGACGCCGGAAACTCGGAGGCCGACTCGTGA
- a CDS encoding ribosomal protein S11P (KEGG: hwa:HQ2942A 30S ribosomal protein S11P~TIGRFAM: Ribosomal protein S11, archaeal~PFAM: Ribosomal protein S11), whose translation MSESENNTNEDKWGIAHVFASFNNTLITVTDSTGAETVAKSSGGTVVKQNRDEASPYAAMQMAEAIVDDVKAAGIGGVHVRIRGPGGNDTKSPGPGAQATIRALARAGLEIGRIEDVTPLPHDGTRAPKKNRL comes from the coding sequence ATGAGCGAGAGCGAGAACAACACCAACGAGGACAAGTGGGGCATCGCACACGTGTTCGCGTCGTTCAACAACACGCTGATCACGGTGACCGACTCGACCGGCGCCGAAACTGTCGCCAAGTCCTCCGGTGGGACCGTCGTGAAGCAGAACCGCGACGAAGCGTCGCCCTACGCCGCGATGCAGATGGCCGAAGCGATCGTCGACGACGTGAAGGCTGCCGGTATCGGCGGCGTCCACGTCCGTATTCGCGGCCCCGGCGGCAACGACACCAAGTCCCCCGGGCCGGGCGCGCAGGCAACGATTCGCGCGCTCGCCCGTGCCGGCCTGGAGATTGGCCGTATCGAGGACGTCACCCCGCTTCCCCACGACGGGACGCGCGCACCCAAGAAGAACCGACTGTAA
- a CDS encoding ribosomal protein S9P (KEGG: hwa:HQ2938A 30S ribosomal protein S9P~TIGRFAM: Ribosomal protein S9, archaeal~PFAM: Ribosomal protein S9), producing MVTNTSGKKKTAVARATVSEGEGRVRINSQPVELVEPELSRLKMLEPFRIAGEDLRGQVDIDVTVSGGGFAGQADAARTAIARGLVQQLQDAELRDAYLDFDRSLLVNDSRQPEPKKWGGPGARARYQKSYR from the coding sequence ATGGTAACGAACACGTCCGGTAAGAAGAAGACGGCCGTCGCCCGCGCCACTGTGAGCGAGGGCGAGGGTCGCGTTCGCATCAACTCCCAGCCCGTCGAGCTGGTCGAACCAGAGCTCTCCCGGCTCAAGATGCTGGAGCCGTTCCGCATCGCCGGGGAGGACCTCCGGGGACAGGTCGACATCGACGTCACCGTCTCCGGTGGCGGCTTCGCGGGCCAGGCAGACGCCGCCCGTACCGCCATCGCTCGAGGGCTCGTCCAGCAGCTACAGGATGCAGAGCTGCGGGACGCCTACCTCGACTTCGACCGGTCGCTGCTGGTGAACGACTCCCGGCAGCCCGAACCGAAGAAGTGGGGCGGGCCCGGCGCACGTGCCCGTTACCAGAAGTCCTACCGCTGA
- a CDS encoding DNA-directed RNA polymerase subunit K (KEGG: hvo:HVO_2775 DNA-directed RNA polymerase subunit K~HAMAP: DNA-directed RNA polymerase, subunit K, subgroup~PFAM: RNA polymerase Rpb6) — MSMEFNRYEKARIIGARALQLSYGAPVLVDTETTEPYLIAAEEYDADVLPFTVRREGK; from the coding sequence ATGAGCATGGAGTTCAACCGGTACGAGAAAGCCCGCATCATCGGTGCCCGAGCGCTGCAGCTGTCGTACGGCGCGCCGGTGCTGGTGGACACCGAGACGACGGAGCCGTACCTCATCGCAGCTGAGGAGTACGACGCCGACGTCTTGCCGTTCACCGTTCGACGGGAGGGTAAATGA
- a CDS encoding ATPase-like, ParA/MinD (PFAM: ATPase-like, ParA/MinD; Protein of unknown function DUF59~KEGG: hla:Hlac_1831 protein of unknown function DUF59), whose product MDESAVRDLLAEVQDPALGDDLISLGLVNAVEVEDGTARISLALGAPYSPHESAIATEVREALGDAGLEVELSASIPDDTNPDDQVLPGVKNIIAVASGKGGVGKSTLSTNIAAGLSKLGARVGLFDADVYGPNVPRMLSADEAPRATEDEQIIPPEKFGVKLMSMAFLSGEDDPVIWRGPMVHKLLTQLVEDVEWGELDYLVIDLPPGTGDTQLTILQTLPLTGSVIVTTPQGVAVDDARKGLRMFGKHETPVLGIAENMSSFRCPDCGGQHDIFGSGGGKELADENDLPFLGGIPLDPAVRESGDEGTPAVLGEGETADAFRVLTENVANNVGIIRRQGVRRGVRHDAD is encoded by the coding sequence ATGGACGAATCCGCCGTACGCGACCTGCTCGCTGAGGTTCAGGACCCAGCCCTCGGTGACGACCTGATCTCACTCGGGCTGGTCAACGCCGTCGAAGTCGAGGACGGGACCGCCCGTATCTCGCTCGCACTTGGGGCGCCGTACTCGCCCCACGAGTCCGCCATCGCCACAGAAGTTCGCGAGGCACTCGGGGACGCGGGCCTCGAGGTCGAACTCTCCGCGAGCATCCCGGACGACACCAACCCCGACGACCAGGTGCTCCCTGGCGTCAAGAACATCATCGCCGTCGCTTCCGGGAAGGGCGGCGTTGGCAAGTCGACGCTATCGACGAACATCGCCGCCGGCCTCTCGAAACTCGGCGCCCGCGTCGGCCTCTTCGACGCCGACGTCTACGGCCCGAACGTCCCGCGGATGCTCTCCGCCGACGAGGCGCCGCGGGCGACCGAGGACGAACAGATTATTCCCCCCGAGAAGTTCGGTGTGAAGCTGATGTCGATGGCGTTCCTCTCCGGCGAGGACGACCCCGTCATCTGGCGCGGCCCGATGGTCCACAAGCTGCTGACCCAGCTCGTGGAGGACGTCGAGTGGGGCGAACTGGATTACCTGGTGATCGACCTGCCGCCGGGGACTGGTGACACCCAGCTGACGATCCTCCAGACCCTGCCGCTGACGGGCTCGGTCATCGTGACGACGCCCCAGGGCGTGGCCGTCGACGACGCCCGGAAGGGGCTGCGGATGTTCGGCAAGCACGAGACGCCGGTGCTCGGCATCGCCGAGAACATGTCCTCGTTCCGTTGTCCGGACTGCGGCGGCCAACACGACATCTTCGGTTCCGGTGGCGGGAAGGAGCTCGCCGATGAGAACGACCTGCCGTTCCTCGGCGGGATCCCGCTGGACCCCGCGGTTCGAGAGAGCGGCGACGAGGGGACCCCGGCAGTGCTCGGCGAGGGCGAGACGGCCGATGCGTTCCGCGTGCTGACTGAGAACGTCGCCAACAACGTCGGCATCATCCGCCGACAAGGTGTGCGACGTGGTGTCCGCCACGATGCCGACTGA
- a CDS encoding molybdenum cofactor biosynthesis protein A (TIGRFAM: Molybdenum cofactor biosynthesis protein A, archaea~PFAM: Radical SAM; Molybdenum cofactor synthesis C-terminal~KEGG: hla:Hlac_1859 molybdenum cofactor biosynthesis protein A~SMART: Elongator protein 3/MiaB/NifB), with protein sequence MPLSDEFGREVTGVRVSLTDRCNFDCVYCHNEGLGDTRGPMDPQDDEMGTDDVVRFLEVVAEYGVDSVKLTGGEPMLRDDLEEIIRRTPDSMEVSMTTNGTFLPGRAKDLKEAGLDRVNVSQDALDPDEFAEITKSGAYEKVMEGVQAAVDAGLAPVKLNMVVFEHTADYVEGMVNHVAENEGLQLQLIEYMPELTGKPEWNIDIQRVHDWLADIADHVEHREMHDRKRYFVNPEAAESVASSPEPSGLDGFQGGMVEIVDPVENANFCANCGRVRVTHEGFLKGCLNRNDDLKSMGEMSREEIAEAFEQVVAERVPYYGEYLVENDRGEYEINEKYISTGVAD encoded by the coding sequence ATGCCGCTCTCGGACGAGTTTGGACGCGAGGTGACCGGTGTTCGTGTCTCGCTCACCGACCGGTGTAACTTCGACTGCGTCTACTGCCACAACGAGGGCCTGGGCGACACCCGTGGCCCGATGGACCCGCAGGACGACGAGATGGGGACCGACGACGTGGTCCGCTTCCTCGAAGTCGTCGCGGAGTACGGCGTTGACTCGGTCAAGCTCACCGGCGGGGAGCCGATGCTGCGCGACGACCTGGAGGAGATCATCCGACGGACGCCCGACTCGATGGAAGTCTCGATGACGACCAACGGGACGTTCCTGCCCGGCCGCGCAAAGGACCTGAAGGAAGCCGGCCTCGACCGGGTCAACGTCTCACAGGACGCGCTCGACCCCGACGAGTTCGCCGAAATCACGAAATCCGGCGCGTACGAGAAGGTGATGGAGGGGGTGCAGGCCGCCGTCGACGCCGGCCTCGCCCCCGTGAAGCTCAACATGGTCGTCTTCGAACACACCGCGGACTACGTCGAGGGGATGGTCAACCACGTCGCCGAGAACGAGGGGCTCCAGCTCCAACTCATCGAATATATGCCCGAACTGACGGGCAAGCCCGAGTGGAACATCGACATCCAGCGCGTCCACGACTGGCTTGCCGACATCGCCGACCACGTCGAGCACCGAGAGATGCACGACCGCAAGCGCTACTTCGTCAACCCCGAAGCTGCCGAATCTGTCGCCTCCTCGCCGGAACCCTCCGGGCTCGACGGCTTCCAGGGCGGGATGGTCGAGATTGTCGACCCCGTCGAGAACGCCAACTTCTGTGCCAACTGCGGCCGGGTCCGGGTCACCCACGAGGGCTTCCTCAAAGGCTGTCTCAACCGCAACGACGACCTGAAGTCGATGGGCGAGATGAGCCGTGAGGAGATCGCCGAGGCGTTCGAGCAGGTGGTCGCCGAGCGGGTCCCCTACTACGGCGAGTATCTCGTCGAAAACGACCGCGGCGAGTACGAGATCAACGAGAAGTACATTTCGACCGGCGTCGCCGACTGA
- a CDS encoding DNA-directed RNA polymerase subunit N (KEGG: hla:Hlac_1823 DNA-directed RNA polymerase subunit N~HAMAP: RNA polymerases, N/8kDa subunit~PFAM: RNA polymerases, N/8kDa subunit), producing MMIPVRCFSCGKVIGEHWEEFQERGREGDEDPGEVLDDLGVTRHCCRRMMVSHRDLVDVVSPYQ from the coding sequence ATGATGATACCCGTCCGATGCTTCTCGTGTGGGAAGGTCATCGGCGAACACTGGGAGGAGTTCCAGGAGCGCGGTCGCGAGGGCGACGAGGACCCCGGCGAAGTGCTGGATGACCTCGGTGTCACCCGCCACTGCTGCCGGCGGATGATGGTGAGCCACCGCGACCTGGTCGACGTCGTTTCGCCCTACCAATGA
- a CDS encoding protein of unknown function DUF849 (PFAM: Protein of unknown function DUF849, prokaryotic~KEGG: nmg:Nmag_2346 protein of unknown function DUF849) — MTYADYRAGKPLIVTAALTGGVQGKEANPNVPETPEEVAAAAAEAEEAGASVLHLHARKETGERAFETERFQELTDAVGDATDDAIIQHSTGGTAAPDALRAEPLRTDPAPEMASLDMGPLNRYDHLTSENTRALVAALHEEMQARGIKPELELFNGGHLNEALDIWEELEEPPYVTLVFGGGTTTIPHPRNLLNLVENLPQGSEFTTLAFGPHQLPLTTMSILLGGHLRVGMEDNLYYRKGDPAESSAQLVRRSVRIAEELGRPVASPAEAREVLGLSPRVED; from the coding sequence GTGACCTACGCCGACTACCGCGCTGGCAAGCCACTGATCGTCACAGCGGCGCTCACTGGCGGTGTACAAGGAAAAGAAGCGAATCCGAACGTCCCCGAAACGCCCGAGGAGGTCGCCGCGGCTGCTGCCGAGGCCGAGGAAGCTGGGGCCAGTGTGCTCCATCTCCACGCTCGCAAAGAGACGGGCGAACGCGCGTTCGAAACCGAACGGTTTCAGGAACTCACTGATGCGGTGGGAGACGCTACCGATGACGCAATCATCCAGCACTCCACGGGCGGGACGGCTGCTCCGGATGCCCTCCGTGCGGAACCGCTCCGCACCGACCCTGCCCCGGAGATGGCGAGTCTCGACATGGGACCGCTGAACCGGTACGACCACCTCACCAGCGAGAACACACGGGCTCTCGTCGCGGCGCTCCACGAGGAGATGCAGGCACGCGGCATCAAGCCCGAACTGGAACTGTTCAACGGCGGCCACCTCAACGAGGCGCTGGATATCTGGGAGGAGCTTGAGGAGCCGCCGTACGTCACCCTCGTCTTCGGCGGCGGCACGACGACGATTCCGCACCCGCGGAACCTCCTCAATCTGGTCGAGAACCTGCCACAGGGCAGCGAGTTCACGACGCTCGCGTTCGGGCCGCACCAGCTCCCGCTGACGACGATGTCCATCCTGTTGGGCGGCCATCTGCGCGTGGGCATGGAGGATAACCTCTACTACCGGAAAGGCGACCCCGCAGAGAGCAGTGCGCAGTTGGTCCGGCGCTCGGTCCGTATTGCCGAGGAACTCGGCCGACCTGTTGCCTCGCCGGCGGAGGCTCGGGAGGTTCTCGGTCTCTCACCGCGGGTTGAGGACTGA
- a CDS encoding ribosomal protein L13 (KEGG: hje:HacjB3_08740 50S ribosomal protein L13P~TIGRFAM: Ribosomal protein L13, eukaryotic/archaeal~PFAM: Ribosomal protein L13), whose amino-acid sequence MSVAEWDADLVVDARDCIMGRVSSEVAQRALDGDRVAIINAEHAVITGNEEATMATYEKRAEIGSDSGPYYPKRPDRIFKRAVRGMLPYKQTRGREAFESVRVYVGNPHDRDGEVLEGTSLDRLSNIKFTSLGKISETLGANKTW is encoded by the coding sequence ATGAGCGTCGCAGAGTGGGACGCTGATCTGGTCGTCGACGCACGGGACTGCATCATGGGTCGCGTCTCCAGTGAGGTCGCCCAGCGCGCCCTCGACGGCGACCGCGTCGCCATCATCAACGCCGAGCACGCGGTCATCACCGGCAACGAGGAAGCCACGATGGCCACCTACGAGAAGCGTGCTGAGATCGGCTCGGACTCGGGGCCCTACTACCCCAAGCGCCCGGATCGCATCTTCAAGCGAGCGGTCCGTGGCATGCTTCCGTACAAGCAGACTCGTGGCCGCGAGGCCTTCGAGAGCGTGCGTGTCTATGTGGGCAACCCCCACGACCGCGACGGTGAGGTGCTCGAGGGCACCTCGCTCGACCGGCTCTCGAACATCAAGTTCACCTCGCTCGGTAAGATCTCCGAGACCCTCGGCGCCAACAAGACATGGTAA
- a CDS encoding ribosomal protein S2 (KEGG: hbo:Hbor_12460 SSU ribosomal protein s2p~TIGRFAM: Ribosomal protein S2, eukaryotic/archaeal~PFAM: Ribosomal protein S2) has product MSESENDDTEPAEEDVADEVTETDAEVESAEAAEAEAETEEADEAESRFDEDVMPDKEEADLLIPVEDYLSAGVHIGTQQKTKDMERFIHRVRDDGLFVLDVSQTDGRIRTAADFLANYDPEQVLVTSSRQYGRFPAKKFADAIGARARTGRFIPGTLTNPKYDGYIEPDVLVVTDPIGDSQAVKEAITVGIPVIGMCDSNNAVSNVDLVIPTNNKGRRALSVVYWLLANETLDRRGAEPAYALEDFEAGL; this is encoded by the coding sequence ATGAGCGAATCCGAGAACGACGACACAGAACCCGCCGAGGAGGACGTGGCCGACGAGGTCACCGAGACCGACGCGGAGGTAGAGTCCGCCGAGGCCGCGGAGGCCGAGGCAGAGACCGAGGAGGCCGACGAGGCCGAATCCCGCTTCGACGAGGACGTCATGCCGGACAAGGAGGAAGCAGACCTCCTCATCCCCGTCGAGGATTATCTCTCTGCTGGGGTCCACATCGGGACCCAGCAGAAGACCAAGGATATGGAGCGGTTCATCCACCGCGTCCGTGACGACGGGCTGTTCGTGCTCGACGTGAGCCAAACGGACGGTCGCATCCGGACGGCGGCGGATTTCCTCGCCAACTATGATCCCGAGCAGGTGCTTGTCACCTCCTCGCGGCAGTACGGTCGCTTCCCGGCCAAGAAGTTCGCGGACGCCATCGGCGCCCGTGCCCGCACCGGGCGGTTCATCCCCGGGACGCTGACCAACCCGAAGTACGACGGCTACATCGAGCCCGACGTGCTGGTTGTCACTGACCCGATCGGTGACTCCCAGGCAGTGAAGGAGGCTATCACCGTCGGCATCCCGGTCATCGGGATGTGTGACTCGAACAACGCCGTGTCGAACGTCGACCTGGTCATCCCGACCAACAACAAGGGTCGACGCGCCCTGTCGGTCGTCTACTGGCTGCTGGCCAACGAGACGCTCGACCGCCGTGGCGCCGAGCCCGCCTACGCCCTCGAGGATTTCGAGGCGGGGCTCTAA
- a CDS encoding ribosomal protein S13P (KEGG: hbo:Hbor_12570 SSU ribosomal protein s13p~TIGRFAM: Ribosomal protein S13, archaeal~PFAM: Ribosomal protein S13) — protein MSAEEPADGEAEEDDLQYFVRIGQSDLDGTKSVERSLSELKGIGKRMARIVADKANVDRQATFGALDEDDIQDVIDVVESLDEHVPSWMVNRQEDFFTGETSHVTGSDLEESRRHDINRMKMISSYKGVRHKRGKKVRGQRTKSTGRTEGTIGVNIEEIREEMAEEEEAEGDDE, from the coding sequence ATGAGTGCAGAAGAACCAGCGGACGGCGAGGCGGAGGAGGACGACCTCCAGTACTTCGTCAGGATCGGGCAGTCCGACCTGGACGGGACGAAATCCGTCGAGCGGTCCCTCAGTGAACTCAAAGGCATCGGCAAGCGCATGGCGCGCATCGTGGCCGACAAAGCCAACGTCGACCGACAGGCGACGTTTGGCGCTCTCGACGAAGACGACATCCAGGATGTCATCGACGTCGTCGAGAGTCTCGACGAACACGTCCCCTCGTGGATGGTCAACCGGCAGGAGGATTTCTTCACCGGCGAGACCAGCCACGTTACGGGTAGTGACCTCGAAGAGTCCCGGCGCCACGACATCAACCGCATGAAGATGATCAGCTCCTACAAGGGGGTTCGCCACAAGCGCGGGAAGAAGGTCCGCGGTCAGCGAACCAAGTCCACGGGTCGAACCGAGGGGACCATCGGGGTCAACATCGAGGAGATCCGCGAGGAGATGGCAGAAGAAGAAGAAGCCGAGGGTGACGACGAATGA
- a CDS encoding 50S ribosomal protein L18e (KEGG: hvo:HVO_2779 50S ribosomal protein L18.eR~HAMAP: 50S ribosomal protein L18e~PFAM: Ribosomal protein L15), giving the protein MSSNKTNPRLQSLIAELKSVSREDGANVWIDVADRLEKPRRTHAEVNLGRIERYAQEDETVIVPGKVLGSGVLQKNITVAAVSFSGTARKKIEQVGDAVQLEQMLETNPEGSNVRVIR; this is encoded by the coding sequence ATGAGTAGCAACAAGACGAACCCGAGACTCCAGAGCCTCATCGCCGAGCTCAAGTCGGTTTCCCGGGAGGACGGCGCCAACGTCTGGATAGACGTTGCCGACCGCCTGGAGAAGCCGCGTCGGACGCACGCGGAGGTCAACCTGGGGCGCATCGAGCGCTACGCGCAGGAGGACGAGACCGTCATCGTGCCCGGCAAGGTGCTCGGTAGCGGTGTGCTTCAAAAGAACATCACCGTCGCCGCTGTTTCCTTCTCCGGAACCGCCCGGAAGAAGATCGAACAGGTTGGCGACGCAGTACAGCTCGAGCAGATGCTCGAAACTAACCCCGAAGGCAGCAACGTGCGGGTGATCCGATGA
- a CDS encoding DNA-directed RNA polymerase (PFAM: DNA-directed RNA polymerase, insert; DNA-directed RNA polymerase, dimerisation~KEGG: hla:Hlac_1819 RNA polymerase insert~SMART: DNA-directed RNA polymerase, RpoA/D/Rpb3-type), with translation MSDEFDVEFIRDDDRNTLVLVRGLTPAFANGLRRAMVADVPTLSIDTVRMVQNSSVMFDEMIGLRLGLVPLTTPDDFEIGDTVTLALDVEGPATAYSGDIESSDPDVQPADENIPIIELKENPSGENQRIELEAEAVLERGSDHVKQSGGVAVGYRHLQQVSVVGDTGEFDDEEPNILRGVIETEDGELLHTDEFGNDLTQKYPGKELDVEDVPGAFVFHVETDGSMSAQELVLRGIDSIESRADELRDKVAA, from the coding sequence ATGTCAGACGAATTCGACGTCGAGTTCATCCGCGACGACGACCGCAACACGCTCGTGCTCGTCCGTGGCCTGACGCCGGCGTTCGCCAACGGGCTCCGCCGCGCGATGGTCGCCGACGTGCCGACGCTGAGCATCGACACCGTCCGGATGGTCCAGAACTCCTCGGTGATGTTCGACGAGATGATCGGGCTTCGGCTCGGTCTCGTCCCGTTGACCACTCCCGATGATTTCGAGATCGGTGACACCGTCACCCTCGCACTCGACGTGGAGGGGCCGGCAACGGCCTACTCCGGCGACATCGAGTCGTCGGACCCGGACGTACAGCCCGCAGACGAGAACATCCCCATCATCGAGCTGAAGGAGAACCCCAGCGGCGAGAACCAGCGTATCGAGCTGGAAGCCGAGGCGGTTCTCGAGCGTGGGTCCGACCACGTCAAACAGTCCGGCGGCGTCGCCGTCGGCTACCGGCACCTGCAGCAGGTGTCGGTCGTCGGTGACACGGGCGAGTTCGACGACGAGGAGCCCAACATCCTCCGCGGTGTCATCGAGACCGAGGATGGCGAGCTGCTCCACACGGACGAGTTCGGCAACGATCTGACACAGAAATACCCCGGCAAAGAGCTTGACGTCGAGGATGTCCCCGGCGCGTTCGTTTTCCACGTGGAAACGGACGGCTCCATGTCGGCACAGGAACTGGTGCTCCGCGGAATCGACTCGATCGAGTCGCGCGCGGACGAACTTCGCGACAAAGTCGCAGCGTAA
- a CDS encoding ribosomal protein S4 (TIGRFAM: Ribosomal protein S4/S9, eukaryotic/archaeal~PFAM: RNA-binding S4~KEGG: hvo:HVO_2783 30S ribosomal protein S4~SMART: RNA-binding S4): protein MTTGNATKRYETPNHPFQGERIAEEAGLVDRYGLETKEELWRAESRLRDFRREARRLLGAAQGDTELAGEMGAEFVARLKKIGILNEADDISQVLSLDTTDVLERRFQTVAYRQGLASTPQQARQFLVHGHITVDGARVTEPSKFVTVDEEDSIEFDEISVLADELHPARAEGQE from the coding sequence ATGACGACCGGCAACGCAACCAAACGGTACGAGACGCCGAACCACCCCTTCCAGGGCGAGCGTATCGCCGAGGAAGCTGGGCTGGTCGACCGGTACGGCCTCGAGACGAAAGAGGAGCTCTGGCGGGCCGAGTCCCGTCTGCGTGATTTCCGCCGCGAGGCGCGACGCCTGCTTGGCGCCGCGCAGGGTGACACCGAACTCGCCGGCGAGATGGGCGCGGAGTTTGTCGCCCGCCTCAAGAAGATCGGCATCCTCAACGAGGCTGACGACATTTCCCAGGTCCTGTCGCTCGACACGACCGACGTGTTGGAGCGCCGGTTCCAGACCGTCGCCTACCGGCAGGGACTGGCGTCGACGCCGCAGCAGGCGCGACAGTTCCTGGTCCACGGCCACATCACCGTCGACGGCGCTCGGGTCACCGAGCCCTCGAAGTTCGTGACCGTCGACGAGGAGGACAGTATCGAGTTCGACGAGATCTCGGTGCTGGCCGACGAACTCCACCCCGCTCGCGCGGAGGGTCAAGAATGA